AAAAACAAAGAAATATCTAAATGTCTATATTTTCTGATTTTGTTTTTCTTAATAAAATCAAAAAAGATACTAACAAAGTAGTAGTATTGCGCAACAAAAAACGAAGTTAAAATGATAAAACCGATGATTTTTTCCACAATTAATTTAAGAATAATTATCATTTTAAGTTATAATTTATTTGCTATTTATTATAATTGAAAATTAAAACTGAATTTTACCGAGGTAATTATTTGAATATTCATATGATAAAAATCACGTATAAAAATCGTAAATTACTATTTTTTAGATCACTTTTTATAAATTTATTTAATCCAAAATCTTCATCGTTAGAAGCCTGTAAATTTAAAATTTAAGGATAACGATGAATAAAGCAACTTTAGCTTTTGTTTTTGCTTCGAGTTGTGCTTTTTGCGATAGTGCGCAGCTTGAAGCTGTAAATATAATAGGCAGTAGTGAGCAATCCATAGCTAGTAACGGTGAGTTTTTAGGCTCTACTAGATACGATAAAGACGCGATCGATGCTTCTTTATCAAAAGATGGTACGATAAGTGATATCATAAAGAAAAATCCAAATGCAAGAGTGAGTCGTGGCGAGAGAACTAGCAAAAACGGTGGCGAGATCGCACCGCAAAATATATCTATAAACGGAGCTGAAGTTTATCAAAACAATTTCACGCTTGATGGTATAAATATCAACAATGACATAAATCCTTTGGGTGGAATTTTAAGCACTGGAAGTGCGGCAAATATAACTCCATTTTTAAGCAATCCTTCTTTGGGGCTTAGCGTAAATACAGATCTACTTGAAAATATAGAAGTTATAGATAGTTTTGTTTCCGCAAAATACGGCGGCTTTCAAGGCGGCGTGATAAACGCTAAGACAAGGGATCCAAAGCGTGAGTTTGGTGGAAAAATCTATTTTGGCTATACAAGTGATAAGCTTACAAAAGTCCATATAGATGATATAGAACAAGAGTCTTATGACTACGCTACTACTAGCTCATATCAGCCTGAATTTAAAAAATACAAAAGCGGAGTTACTTTAGAAGGATATGTTAGTGAAAATTTCGGATTAATGTTTGATTATAATAGACTTTATTCTACTATTTTGCAAAGAAAATATAGCCAGGATTACGATATAGACGTAAATAAAAAAGACGAAAAAAGAAATATGCATAGGATAAACGAAAATTATTTCTTAAAAGGCGTTTATACGAATGATCGCTTAAAACTCACGCCTAGCATACTTTACGCTCCATACAGCGCGACTTACTACAGCATAGGAGGCGAAAATGCTAAAGCTGAGGTTAAAGGCGGTGGAGTAAATTTAAACTTAGGCGTGGATTACGAGTTTAACAGTGCTTTATTTAAGCAAAATTTCGGACTAAATACTACTTCTATGGATAGACAAACAGATAGTGATAAAATGCTTGTTTGGTGGAAGTCTAAAACTATGCAAGGCTACACGCCAAGCAAGACTACTACGGTTTTAGATGGAGTGGGTGGAGATATAGAACAAAACCAAAAAAGTTTTTTATATAACTCTTCTATAGATTTTGAAGATGTAGATATCTTTGGAATTTCAAATCGCTTTTCTTTAGGTGCCCAGCTAGAAAAAATAAATGCGAAATACGACATCACGAAGCCTTATGTAAGTGCGAACAGTGCTATAAGATTAGGCGATGGGAAAACTTGCGCGGCAGGCGATATCTTTTGTCTAGAAGGAGACGTTGTCGCAAAAGGTAAAGAAACGTGGAAAGCCCAGTATTTTAACAAACATTATAAATATGATGGAAAGATAGAGTTTGATTACAATCAAGCTTCATTTTGGCTAGAAGATAGGATAAAAATATCAAATTTAACTTTAAAACCAGGAGTTAGACTAGATAAGAATGATTATATGGGGGGGGGTCTGAATATCGCGCCTAGATTTGTGGCAAATTTAGATGTTTTTGATGACAATAATACAAATATATTTGGCGGATTTAATAGATATTATGGAAGGAACATTTTAGCTTATAAGCTAAGAGAAGGAATGGCTAGTCTAATGAAAACTTATACTAGAGCTGATGAAAATAGTCCGTGGATACAAACAAAAACAGAGCCGAGCGCTTTTAAATTTAGCTCCCTAAATGTACCTTATGATGATGAAATCGGTATAGGAGCTACACAAAAGATAGGAAATTTAGAGCTTGGAGTTAAGTATCTAAGGCGCGAGGGAAAGGATCTCATCAGACGTTCAAGTGCAAAGAAAATGGGCTACAATCTTGGAGATAATACTACTTTGAAAGAAGATTATTCTGTCTATACAAATGAGGGAAAAAGTCTATCTCATATCTATACTTTGAGTTTAAATACTATCAGCGATATTGTTGTAGCAGGAGTTTCAAATGCATTTGGTCTTAGCTTTAACTATATAGATTCTAAAAGAAATTTTAATACTTATGAAGATGTATTTGATGAGTATCAAACTACCGCGACAAAAGTTATCTTTAATGGAAATTTGATAAATCAAAGCGAGTTGCCAAACAATACAAATAAAACCCCTTGGAATATCAATGCAAATTTAGTTACAAAGCTTCCGTATAAACTATCTTTGGGCAACTTTTTAAATATTCAAGGTGGATTTGATGGGATCATAAGTGACGCTAGTCAAACCATAGGCGGGAAGACTTATAGGGCTTATAAAAGTAAAAAAATCGGTCCTGCTTTTAGCTGGGATATGAGGCTTTCGTATGAAAAGAATTTAGTAAAAAACAGTGCATTTTTTGCGAATTTAGATATCTCAAATTTATTAAATAGAAAAAATATAGAAACTATCGATAGTGCTGGAGTTATGAGCTATGATACAGGAAGGCAAATTTGGTTGGAGGTAGGATATAAATGGTAAAAAATGTTATTGAATGTAAGAATTTGACGCAATTTTACGGCAAAAAGAAAATTTATGAAAATCTAAGTTTTAGCGTAGAAGAGGGTGAAGTCACAGCGCTTTTAGGTAAAAACGGAGTTGGTAAAAGTACTACTATAAATATTTTAATGGGAAACTTAAGACCGCTTAGAGGTGAATGCTTGATCTTTGGTCACCATAGCCACGCGCTGCCTGTGAGTGTTAGAAGCAAGATAGGTTTGCTTTATGAGGGATACGTGACTTATGACTATCTAATGATAAAAGATCTTTTAGAGTTATACTCTTGCCAGTATAAATCTAGGTTTAAGCGTGAGATATTTTTCGAACTTTTTAACAAGCTTGGAGTAAGTATAAAGCAAAAAATATCCACGCTCTCACTAGGTCAAAAGTCACAAGTCGTGCTTGGACTAATTCTAGCAAGTAGTCCTAAACTGCTTATTTTAGATGATTATTCTTTAGGGCTTGATACTGGCTATAGGAGGCTATTTTGTGAGTTTTTGCACGATTTTATAAGAAGTGGGCAAAGAAGTGTTTTGATGACAACGCATAACGTAAATGATTTGGAAAATTTGCTTGATAAAGTAGTGATCTTAAGAAAAGATAAGGAGCCTTTTGTAGGAAGTTTTGACAAATTTAGACAAGGTCTTAGGGGATTTTCTTTAGATAAAAGCAGAGATCTAAGCAATATAAAAGGTATAGAAAGCAAGACTGAACTTAACGGCGAAGTACAAATTTATGGCTTTTTAGATGAAACTTTTAGTGACACTAAAGAGCTAAGCTTGAGTTTTGAAGATGCATTTTTAGGATATGTAGGGAGATACTAATGATAAAAAAAGAGTTTTATAAATTTAAAGAAGCGTTTTTTGTTTTTGTTGTTTTGATAGCTGCGTTTTTGGGATATATCTTTTTTGAGTTAAGAAGTGCTGTTTTAGATGAGGGAAATTTGAAAGTAAATTTGATATTTTTACTTCAAAAAGGTTTTAGCTTTTATCATTTAGGCGATATAAATTTGCTTTTTAGCGTAGTAATTAGCTGCTTTGTTTTTGGACGCGAAAGACAAAATGAAAGGCTTAGACTTAGTCTATTTTTTCCAAACAAGATCTTTAAAAATATAGCTTATATCGTGCTTTATCCACTTATTTTTATTCTTGGTGTTTATGCGTGTGAGATTTTGATCTTAAATGTTTTTTTAAGTCATATCTACGTGAGCGAGATTTTGAGCGTGATAAACTTTTGGTTGTTGTTAAATTTCTTATTTGGGATAGTTTTTTATCTTTTAGCAGGAGCTATTATCATCACCCCTTTAAAGAAAAATGCTACGCTAAATTTAGGCGTATTTTTTGGGATTCTTTATCTGTATTTTGAACTAAATCCTGATATCTACGAGCTACAAAGCTTTCATTCAAATGAGCTTGGAATGGTATATTTTTTGATATTTTTTATGTATGCATTAGGTGCTTTAGTTTTATCGTTTGACGCATATAAAAAGGGGCTTTAATGAGATTTTTAAGGATTTTTCAGGCTTTTATAGTTGTTGTTTTACTTGCTTTGTTTTTGCCTAAATTTATCGATAGCATTTTTGCTAAGAGTGATGTAAAAGTAAATTTATATTACTCTGAAATACTTGATAAATTTATAATTCAATCCGGACAGAATTATCAAATTCTAGGAGATAAAAATATCACAAAAGATGAATTTATGGCGAATTTACCATTTAAGTTTTATTCTTATTTGCTTGCAAAAGGTATTTTTCCTGAGTGTTTTAGCGAGTTTGCAAACGAAGATAAAATAAGGGCAAACTCACTGAATTTTATGGTAAAACCAGATATTTATAATCAAAAACCGTTAGAAATTTGGACGATTTTTGAGTCAAATCCGCCTTATCTTAGGCTTAGTTATAATGACTATGCAATTAGAGCTAAAAAAGATAGTTTGGAGTTTGTAAATCTCTTTAGCCTAAAGATAGAAAAAGAGCTTAGTAGGGTCTATACAAATGCTCTTAAAAACAGTGGTTTTAGCTTTCCCATAAAACATTTTTTTACAAATCCAACGACAAAAAAACCGTTTGATGAAGGAGCGTTTATAGTTGATAGTTTAAATCAAATTTATCATCTCAAAATGATTGATTCTAAACCATCTGTTAAAAAGACAGATATCAAAGGCGACGATCTTGTAATAGTCAGTGAAAATACTAAAAAAGAGTTCTACGCAGCCATTCTTTCTAAAAATAGCGTAAAATTGATAAGTTATGATGACTATAAACTAATAGAGTTGCCAAGTGGCGACTATGATCCTAGTACCGATAAGTTTGCCTTATATATAACGCCTATTAGTAAAAGTGTAGT
The sequence above is a segment of the Campylobacter hyointestinalis subsp. lawsonii genome. Coding sequences within it:
- a CDS encoding TonB-dependent receptor plug domain-containing protein, yielding MNKATLAFVFASSCAFCDSAQLEAVNIIGSSEQSIASNGEFLGSTRYDKDAIDASLSKDGTISDIIKKNPNARVSRGERTSKNGGEIAPQNISINGAEVYQNNFTLDGININNDINPLGGILSTGSAANITPFLSNPSLGLSVNTDLLENIEVIDSFVSAKYGGFQGGVINAKTRDPKREFGGKIYFGYTSDKLTKVHIDDIEQESYDYATTSSYQPEFKKYKSGVTLEGYVSENFGLMFDYNRLYSTILQRKYSQDYDIDVNKKDEKRNMHRINENYFLKGVYTNDRLKLTPSILYAPYSATYYSIGGENAKAEVKGGGVNLNLGVDYEFNSALFKQNFGLNTTSMDRQTDSDKMLVWWKSKTMQGYTPSKTTTVLDGVGGDIEQNQKSFLYNSSIDFEDVDIFGISNRFSLGAQLEKINAKYDITKPYVSANSAIRLGDGKTCAAGDIFCLEGDVVAKGKETWKAQYFNKHYKYDGKIEFDYNQASFWLEDRIKISNLTLKPGVRLDKNDYMGGGLNIAPRFVANLDVFDDNNTNIFGGFNRYYGRNILAYKLREGMASLMKTYTRADENSPWIQTKTEPSAFKFSSLNVPYDDEIGIGATQKIGNLELGVKYLRREGKDLIRRSSAKKMGYNLGDNTTLKEDYSVYTNEGKSLSHIYTLSLNTISDIVVAGVSNAFGLSFNYIDSKRNFNTYEDVFDEYQTTATKVIFNGNLINQSELPNNTNKTPWNINANLVTKLPYKLSLGNFLNIQGGFDGIISDASQTIGGKTYRAYKSKKIGPAFSWDMRLSYEKNLVKNSAFFANLDISNLLNRKNIETIDSAGVMSYDTGRQIWLEVGYKW
- a CDS encoding ABC transporter ATP-binding protein, yielding MVKNVIECKNLTQFYGKKKIYENLSFSVEEGEVTALLGKNGVGKSTTINILMGNLRPLRGECLIFGHHSHALPVSVRSKIGLLYEGYVTYDYLMIKDLLELYSCQYKSRFKREIFFELFNKLGVSIKQKISTLSLGQKSQVVLGLILASSPKLLILDDYSLGLDTGYRRLFCEFLHDFIRSGQRSVLMTTHNVNDLENLLDKVVILRKDKEPFVGSFDKFRQGLRGFSLDKSRDLSNIKGIESKTELNGEVQIYGFLDETFSDTKELSLSFEDAFLGYVGRY
- a CDS encoding DUF4857 domain-containing protein; this translates as MRFLRIFQAFIVVVLLALFLPKFIDSIFAKSDVKVNLYYSEILDKFIIQSGQNYQILGDKNITKDEFMANLPFKFYSYLLAKGIFPECFSEFANEDKIRANSLNFMVKPDIYNQKPLEIWTIFESNPPYLRLSYNDYAIRAKKDSLEFVNLFSLKIEKELSRVYTNALKNSGFSFPIKHFFTNPTTKKPFDEGAFIVDSLNQIYHLKMIDSKPSVKKTDIKGDDLVIVSENTKKEFYAAILSKNSVKLISYDDYKLIELPSGDYDPSTDKFALYITPISKSVVIHKKDKILGYKLNDDYAINSAFHYDILRETTAKDIKEMILPFEIRNLSSYLYGFKFEGVYVKALILNLILCCLSMLLYGKSELIRHIFVLIFGIYGFIAMIFMAP